A genomic region of Candidatus Marimicrobium litorale contains the following coding sequences:
- the selD gene encoding selenide, water dikinase SelD has translation MQAAIELQRDLVLVGGGHSHVLALRMLAMQPIAGLRVTLVSPASHTPYSGMLPGLISGHYDFEQVHIDLARLCQWSGARFVAAEVVGLDARQKTLSFQARPDIAYDIVSIDIGSQPELDSVSGARAHAAPVKPIASFWQRWQRLLQQFERCEIDRGYRIALVGGGAGSVELALAMSRRLQDTGAKLSLWCGAPKILQGYNRGARRAVMAALQEQGIEIHLRARVVAVQPARLQCADGVEAPFNTLFWCTGAAAAPWIAESGLATDEQGFLQVRDTLQAKDDESVFGAGDIATQVNHPRPKAGVYAVRMGPVLAHNLRAQLLNQPLQVFRPQRRFLSLLSLGDRRATANRGPFSATGAWVWRWKDSIDRAFMGRFEQLPTVMDRIPSDSLPGVLQQPHCGGCGAKVGADALGTALKRLQQSYPRYCAEGRDDAAALHAPAGVTVVQSIDTLRQLVSDPWIMGRIAANHALSDLYACGAFPISALASVTLPYANELVQERDLYQLLAGALHEFSRVDCQLLGGHSMQGHELGLGFVVNGIPLSAEKGLLQKVGLAEGDKLILTKPIGSGVLFAAHMQLQADGRDLQHAMNTLLQSNGEAARQALGHGASACTDITGFGLAGHLLEMLQGDLGARLALDSLPMMPGALPLFQAGFHSTMQAPNQRSVGSALQHSVHEGDARLSALFDPQTSGGLLISIAAERAPDLLAALREVDYRDAEVIGEIVALPPGETRVLHID, from the coding sequence GTGCAGGCTGCGATCGAGTTGCAACGGGATCTGGTGCTTGTCGGTGGCGGCCACAGTCATGTGCTGGCCCTGCGAATGCTCGCCATGCAGCCGATCGCGGGTCTGCGCGTCACCCTCGTCTCGCCTGCGTCCCACACGCCCTACTCCGGCATGCTTCCGGGCCTGATTTCTGGACACTATGATTTCGAACAGGTGCATATAGACCTGGCACGATTGTGTCAGTGGTCCGGCGCGCGTTTTGTTGCGGCGGAGGTGGTAGGCCTGGATGCGCGGCAAAAGACATTGTCTTTTCAGGCAAGGCCAGACATTGCTTACGACATTGTCAGCATTGATATTGGCTCCCAGCCTGAGCTAGATAGTGTCTCCGGAGCCCGTGCACACGCCGCGCCGGTAAAACCTATCGCCAGTTTCTGGCAGCGCTGGCAACGATTGCTGCAACAGTTTGAGCGGTGCGAGATCGACCGCGGTTATCGTATCGCGCTGGTAGGCGGCGGAGCAGGCAGTGTAGAGCTAGCACTCGCTATGTCGCGGCGTTTGCAGGACACGGGCGCCAAGCTGAGCTTATGGTGTGGAGCGCCGAAGATTTTGCAGGGCTACAACCGCGGCGCACGACGGGCCGTGATGGCCGCGTTGCAAGAGCAGGGTATCGAGATTCATCTCAGAGCGCGGGTTGTCGCCGTGCAACCTGCCCGCTTGCAGTGTGCCGATGGCGTTGAAGCCCCGTTTAATACATTGTTCTGGTGCACTGGCGCCGCTGCGGCACCCTGGATTGCAGAGTCCGGTCTGGCGACAGACGAACAGGGCTTTTTGCAGGTGCGGGATACCCTGCAGGCGAAGGACGATGAGAGTGTATTCGGCGCGGGAGATATCGCCACACAGGTCAATCACCCCCGGCCCAAGGCAGGGGTATATGCCGTGCGCATGGGACCGGTGCTGGCACATAACCTGAGGGCACAACTGCTTAATCAACCCCTGCAGGTCTTCCGACCCCAGCGCCGGTTTCTGTCTTTGCTGTCACTCGGAGACAGGCGTGCAACAGCGAATCGAGGGCCCTTCAGTGCGACCGGGGCCTGGGTATGGCGCTGGAAAGACAGTATTGACCGCGCCTTCATGGGGCGCTTCGAGCAGTTGCCCACGGTGATGGATCGAATACCCTCTGATAGTTTACCGGGTGTGTTGCAGCAGCCACACTGCGGCGGTTGTGGTGCCAAGGTCGGGGCGGATGCTCTTGGTACCGCACTGAAACGCCTGCAGCAGTCTTATCCACGGTATTGCGCGGAAGGGCGTGACGACGCTGCAGCGTTGCATGCGCCTGCCGGCGTCACGGTTGTGCAAAGCATAGATACCCTGCGACAGTTGGTGTCCGACCCCTGGATTATGGGGCGTATTGCCGCAAATCACGCACTGAGTGATCTTTACGCCTGCGGTGCTTTTCCCATCTCGGCCCTGGCGTCGGTGACGCTACCTTATGCCAATGAGCTGGTGCAGGAGCGCGACTTGTATCAACTGCTTGCTGGCGCGCTTCACGAATTTTCCCGTGTCGATTGTCAGTTGCTCGGTGGCCACAGCATGCAGGGGCATGAATTGGGGCTGGGTTTTGTGGTGAATGGCATACCACTCTCTGCTGAAAAGGGCCTTTTGCAAAAGGTCGGTTTGGCCGAGGGCGACAAGTTGATACTTACCAAGCCTATTGGCAGTGGTGTTCTGTTTGCAGCGCACATGCAATTACAGGCCGATGGGCGAGATCTGCAACACGCGATGAATACTTTGCTGCAGAGTAATGGTGAAGCAGCGAGACAGGCACTGGGGCACGGCGCAAGTGCCTGCACGGATATCACCGGATTCGGACTGGCGGGCCACCTGCTGGAGATGTTGCAGGGTGATCTGGGCGCACGACTGGCGCTTGACAGCTTGCCGATGATGCCGGGTGCCTTACCCTTGTTTCAGGCCGGCTTTCACAGCACGATGCAGGCGCCTAATCAGCGCAGCGTCGGCAGCGCTCTACAGCACTCAGTTCATGAAGGGGATGCGCGTTTGTCAGCCTTGTTTGATCCGCAGACCAGTGGCGGGCTGCTGATCTCCATCGCGGCTGAGCGCGCACCTGATTTACTAGCAGCGCTGCGCGAAGTGGACTATCGCGATGCCGAGGTAATCGGCGAGATTGTGGCGTTACCACCAGGAGAAACGAGGGTGTTGCACATTGACTAG
- a CDS encoding sulfatase: MVIRRRQFLTGAAAAATMATLGCGEKRNSADAAQAPAVSATKTLSDHPNILLLCIDDLNDWVGYLGSHPGVRTPNIDRLRAKSFSYNEAYCSVPVCIGSRASALWGLTPDATGVSESEDNAAYWQLAMSPDLKPLPLWFSDAGYETISTGKVFHYQKGTPRFWDVFKPYKDSPVTFGDHGTLFDYGLMPPGEIHEDQKTADFAVAELQKEHDRPWFMAIGLFQPHVPWRLPQWAFDMHPLEEVVLPEVRPGDLDDIPPMGVTLAKSPMRVTPEGELTQNDLVIDAGLWPQHVQAYLAACSHTDRMIGQILDALESSPYADNTAVVLWSDNGYHLGEKLHWRKMALWEHATRVPLLISAPGRLDAGGSFDAPISLLDLAPTLTDLAGIATPEQFQGKSLLGMTTEQANARPANMRWGDAVSTRVGNWRWTRYPDGGEELYNHTDDPREFNNLLGLNGSHEGGIAALLQRADPTP; this comes from the coding sequence ATGGTCATTCGCCGTAGACAATTTCTTACCGGCGCGGCAGCCGCCGCGACTATGGCCACGCTGGGCTGTGGTGAAAAAAGAAATTCTGCCGATGCGGCGCAAGCACCTGCGGTGTCCGCGACGAAAACACTATCGGATCATCCCAATATTCTTCTGTTGTGCATAGACGATCTCAACGACTGGGTCGGTTACCTCGGCAGCCATCCGGGCGTGCGCACGCCTAATATTGATCGGCTTCGAGCAAAATCTTTTTCCTATAACGAGGCCTACTGCAGCGTACCGGTCTGCATCGGTAGCCGCGCGTCCGCGCTGTGGGGTCTCACGCCGGACGCTACCGGGGTCAGCGAAAGCGAGGATAACGCCGCCTACTGGCAGCTGGCCATGTCGCCAGACCTAAAGCCCCTGCCTCTCTGGTTCTCCGATGCTGGCTACGAGACAATTTCCACCGGAAAAGTATTTCACTACCAAAAAGGCACCCCGCGTTTCTGGGATGTATTCAAACCCTATAAAGACTCACCCGTCACCTTTGGCGACCACGGCACACTCTTCGACTACGGATTGATGCCACCGGGCGAGATACATGAAGACCAAAAAACGGCGGATTTTGCCGTAGCAGAGCTGCAAAAAGAGCACGACCGCCCCTGGTTTATGGCAATTGGCCTGTTCCAGCCCCATGTGCCCTGGCGTCTGCCCCAATGGGCCTTCGATATGCACCCGCTGGAAGAGGTGGTGCTGCCGGAAGTACGCCCGGGCGACCTCGATGATATTCCGCCGATGGGCGTCACCCTGGCAAAATCGCCCATGCGGGTGACGCCCGAAGGTGAACTCACCCAAAATGATCTGGTTATCGATGCTGGCCTGTGGCCGCAGCACGTGCAGGCCTACTTGGCAGCCTGCAGCCACACCGACAGAATGATCGGGCAAATTCTTGACGCACTGGAATCCAGCCCCTACGCCGATAACACCGCTGTCGTCCTGTGGTCCGACAACGGTTATCACCTCGGCGAAAAACTACATTGGCGAAAAATGGCCTTGTGGGAGCACGCAACCCGCGTGCCTCTGCTCATAAGCGCGCCCGGACGACTGGATGCAGGAGGAAGTTTCGACGCGCCGATCAGCCTACTCGACCTCGCTCCCACTCTCACAGATCTCGCAGGAATCGCGACGCCAGAGCAATTCCAAGGTAAGAGCCTACTTGGCATGACAACAGAACAGGCCAACGCGCGCCCCGCCAACATGCGCTGGGGTGACGCGGTTTCGACCCGGGTGGGAAACTGGCGCTGGACGCGTTACCCCGATGGCGGAGAAGAGCTCTACAATCACACTGACGATCCAAGAGAATTTAACAACCTGCTAGGGCTGAATGGCTCCCATGAAGGCGGCATTGCGGCACTGCTACAGCGCGCTGACCCCACCCCCTAG
- a CDS encoding potassium channel family protein: MVGVFLVNMFVIGLAVAIHYECLHRITRFLPTLKIRHRLRIVLGVFLALTAHSIEVWVFAIAYYIKHRVDDWGHLQGNFDGSLLDCVYYSFTTYTTLGLGDIEPHGDLRYLTGLEALTGLVLITWTASFLYLEMTRYWEER, encoded by the coding sequence ATGGTTGGTGTATTTTTGGTCAACATGTTTGTTATCGGCTTGGCAGTGGCGATTCACTATGAGTGTTTGCACCGCATTACCCGCTTTTTACCGACACTTAAAATTCGTCACCGCCTGCGTATTGTGCTCGGTGTATTCCTGGCGCTGACCGCCCACTCGATAGAGGTGTGGGTTTTTGCAATCGCCTACTACATCAAACATCGTGTGGATGACTGGGGACATTTGCAGGGAAACTTCGACGGCAGCTTGTTGGACTGCGTGTATTACTCCTTCACAACGTATACGACGCTGGGCCTTGGCGATATCGAGCCGCATGGAGACCTGCGCTACCTGACCGGACTCGAGGCGCTCACCGGCCTCGTGTTAATCACCTGGACCGCTTCCTTCCTGTATCTCGAGATGACCCGGTACTGGGAGGAACGCTAA
- a CDS encoding mechanosensitive ion channel family protein, producing MTEDTAFPMIEALSQYHEMTPALVYIAGLLIVAWLAYLFASRVLLTVVRALASRTQHTWDDALVKNKVGARLAQLVPAVVINMGVQIMPGISESLEKLAMNLASAYMIVIVTITLVAALNALNDIYEANPEARKRPIKGFVQLLQLALMILGALLFIASLLDQSPVILLSGFGAMTAVLLLIFKDTLLSLVASVQLTAQDLVRVGDWIEVPQFGADGDVVDVELHTVRVQNWDKTITTIPTHRLISDSFKNWRGMSVSGGRRIKRALNLDASSIHFLSDEEITRCKRFALLTDYLTDKEGELDQHNSKILASGPAEIDPGVNRRRLTNIGTFRAYVWQYLRQHPQIRQDMTLLVRPLPPGAEGVPIEIYCFTSTTEWAAYEDIQADIFDHVLAIVEEFGLRLFQQPAGTDFSKNACKPVA from the coding sequence ATGACTGAAGACACTGCATTTCCAATGATTGAGGCGTTGTCGCAATATCACGAAATGACGCCGGCGCTGGTTTATATAGCGGGTTTGCTGATTGTCGCTTGGCTGGCCTATTTGTTTGCGTCGCGGGTCTTGCTGACGGTTGTTCGGGCGCTGGCCAGTCGCACCCAGCACACTTGGGACGACGCCCTTGTAAAAAACAAGGTCGGTGCGCGGCTCGCGCAGCTGGTGCCTGCCGTTGTCATTAATATGGGCGTGCAGATTATGCCAGGGATAAGCGAGTCCCTGGAGAAGCTGGCGATGAATCTGGCCAGCGCCTATATGATTGTGATTGTTACGATTACGTTGGTCGCGGCACTCAATGCGCTCAATGATATCTACGAGGCCAACCCGGAAGCCCGCAAGCGTCCGATTAAAGGCTTCGTTCAGCTTTTACAGCTGGCACTTATGATACTGGGCGCGTTGCTTTTTATCGCTTCGCTGCTCGATCAGTCCCCCGTAATACTCCTCAGCGGCTTTGGTGCTATGACAGCTGTTCTGCTGTTAATTTTCAAGGACACCTTGTTGTCTTTAGTGGCCAGCGTGCAGTTGACGGCTCAGGATCTGGTGCGGGTGGGCGACTGGATTGAGGTGCCTCAGTTCGGCGCGGATGGCGACGTGGTGGATGTGGAATTGCATACCGTCAGAGTACAGAACTGGGACAAGACCATTACCACGATTCCTACACACCGACTGATTAGTGACTCCTTCAAAAACTGGCGCGGCATGTCTGTATCGGGAGGGCGACGAATAAAGCGCGCGCTGAATCTCGACGCGTCGTCCATACATTTCCTCAGCGATGAAGAGATCACGCGTTGTAAACGATTTGCGCTGCTCACAGACTATCTGACGGACAAGGAAGGCGAGCTGGATCAGCACAACAGTAAGATACTTGCAAGCGGCCCCGCTGAGATTGACCCGGGCGTTAATCGACGCAGGCTGACCAACATCGGCACGTTCCGCGCCTACGTCTGGCAGTATCTCAGACAACATCCCCAGATACGTCAGGACATGACCTTGCTCGTCAGGCCCCTGCCCCCGGGCGCTGAGGGAGTGCCCATAGAAATTTACTGCTTTACAAGCACGACTGAGTGGGCCGCATACGAGGATATACAAGCGGATATATTCGATCATGTGCTGGCGATTGTGGAGGAGTTCGGGTTGCGTCTATTTCAGCAACCCGCAGGGACGGATTTTTCAAAAAACGCTTGTAAGCCGGTGGCATAA
- a CDS encoding carboxylesterase family protein — protein sequence MPYSTPVYTYTVQSDIVYGQGEINGGGSFKDLKLDYYVPDIPPPIDADNTLPLMVMIHGGGFSGGSKTNGNILNNAPKYAERGWLVASINYRLVGDNPVPSSRVQTLYNAIGGASAPAQLRAAVASVDDTLTALDFLQARSDVYDDWTTLWGTSAGAITSLITGYCLDDQSIARPPVAMVIDQAGGLFGCNVGNPFDDPTGSDPVLMVIHGTNDGTVPFSFATALQTFATAAGLPLDFQAVVNGGHVPGLGNNTATTGVTLYQRTVDYHHETVFDGLTQGPQPPLPPGCS from the coding sequence GTGCCATACTCAACCCCCGTTTATACCTACACCGTGCAAAGCGACATTGTCTATGGACAAGGCGAGATAAACGGTGGCGGCAGCTTCAAGGACCTGAAATTGGATTACTACGTCCCTGACATTCCACCACCGATTGACGCCGACAACACACTCCCGCTGATGGTTATGATTCATGGCGGCGGTTTTTCTGGCGGCAGCAAAACCAATGGCAATATCCTCAACAATGCACCCAAGTATGCGGAGCGAGGTTGGCTGGTCGCATCCATAAACTACCGCCTGGTCGGTGACAACCCGGTGCCTTCAAGCAGGGTACAGACGCTGTATAACGCCATCGGCGGAGCGAGCGCCCCCGCCCAGCTGAGAGCTGCAGTCGCGTCCGTAGATGATACGCTGACGGCACTTGATTTCCTGCAGGCCCGCAGCGACGTTTACGACGACTGGACGACGTTATGGGGCACCTCCGCCGGCGCCATCACATCACTTATCACCGGTTATTGTCTGGACGACCAGAGCATTGCCCGACCCCCTGTAGCCATGGTGATCGACCAGGCAGGGGGTCTTTTTGGATGTAATGTTGGTAACCCTTTTGACGACCCCACCGGCAGCGACCCGGTATTGATGGTCATACACGGAACCAATGACGGTACGGTGCCATTCAGCTTCGCGACGGCCTTACAGACCTTCGCCACTGCCGCCGGCCTGCCACTGGACTTTCAGGCTGTGGTGAATGGCGGACATGTGCCGGGCCTGGGCAACAACACGGCGACAACCGGGGTGACTCTTTACCAGCGCACAGTGGATTACCACCACGAGACAGTATTCGACGGCCTCACACAGGGTCCGCAGCCACCTCTCCCTCCCGGGTGTTCATAA
- a CDS encoding DUF3080 family protein, protein MKKAHTSTWILLLAASLMSGCIERSSVPLDKYLTRLGRSLDRPITMNIDRLPPLPRSRDLQLEQPSQSIGLLDLLALGGCEISITIGNLNSSLGKLASDSQRLLLELEFLSLAPACIDSLNPATDAELIATLQAAMSEKRRMLPARIWNATLGGPEFRAFWSRPRRLGNYPANTGGQMITSLARLAQLSSDWLGGNYQAGSDELERLLGDIRLGDGGALLTSLDLQRAAFAATTPAIQQRLEEAPICIGKTPSPEGKIVDNVVRKYFIGEVQPWSVQVARRRGEIMPPVLALELNLRNTMPAAYQAWSHERDELLETAADAPREHAGHLAALLESCGLRPGADSS, encoded by the coding sequence GTGAAGAAAGCGCATACCAGTACCTGGATTCTACTGCTAGCTGCAAGCCTGATGAGCGGCTGCATCGAGCGCTCCAGTGTGCCGTTGGACAAGTATCTGACGCGCCTCGGGCGCAGTCTGGATCGGCCTATCACGATGAATATCGACCGCTTGCCGCCGCTGCCCCGCAGCCGCGACCTGCAACTCGAACAGCCATCACAATCTATCGGTCTACTTGATTTACTGGCGTTGGGCGGTTGCGAAATCAGTATCACAATCGGCAACCTCAATAGTAGCCTGGGTAAACTGGCCAGCGATTCCCAGCGGCTTTTGTTGGAGCTTGAATTTCTATCGCTGGCGCCGGCCTGCATCGATTCGCTAAATCCGGCTACTGATGCCGAGCTAATCGCTACGTTGCAAGCAGCAATGTCAGAAAAGCGCCGGATGCTGCCTGCACGTATCTGGAATGCCACCCTCGGCGGGCCTGAATTTCGCGCCTTCTGGAGCCGTCCCCGCCGACTTGGCAACTACCCCGCCAATACCGGGGGCCAGATGATCACCTCACTGGCCCGACTGGCGCAACTGTCCAGCGACTGGCTGGGCGGAAACTATCAGGCTGGTAGCGACGAGCTTGAGCGTTTGCTGGGTGATATTCGTCTTGGCGATGGCGGTGCACTGCTTACATCGCTGGACCTGCAGCGCGCCGCATTTGCTGCGACAACACCTGCTATCCAACAGAGGTTGGAAGAGGCACCAATATGCATTGGTAAAACACCCAGTCCCGAGGGGAAAATCGTTGACAATGTAGTGCGCAAGTATTTCATCGGCGAGGTGCAGCCCTGGTCAGTACAGGTCGCCCGGCGACGCGGCGAAATCATGCCGCCTGTGTTGGCACTTGAGCTAAACCTGCGAAACACTATGCCGGCCGCATACCAAGCGTGGTCCCACGAACGCGATGAACTCTTGGAAACTGCGGCAGACGCTCCGCGCGAACACGCCGGTCATCTTGCCGCGTTGCTGGAAAGCTGCGGCCTGCGCCCCGGTGCGGACTCCAGCTGA
- a CDS encoding haloalkane dehalogenase: protein MHRFIKPVLTLTSALFFVSLAGCSDSSDNGGFAGEAGAQLLCALPEDDIEINTTAANIEFVRTPDACFDNLDGFPFAPNYVDVEGLRYHYVDVGPRDGEVILMLHGQPTWSYLYRKMIPVLVEAGYRVIAPDHIGMGRSDKPVDPRVHQYEQHVAWMKSFVSALELSDITLFVQDWGSLIGLRMAGDNPEKFARIVVANGDLAVIPEGLNPFTLPVFEFDETIQSTIEHMSLRPNDRITGFQYWVNFAASAPHLFAADMVDISTGNNLTEAQFDSYNAPFPTRIYWGGIRAFPSMVTGFGQQNVPAYEALGRFERPFLFIGGEDDANLGSVANQNKWIAHVPGAAGQPHTRYEAGHFIQEQVGGEMAAHVVLFMQANPLNQAKPDPEPDEEGPRGFEILEPKPDGTFRAWVGPTITGEEFAALQLPDDWIKNQPRETGVDGPDANRFLRSPDEREDGDFLVEDIFGFPWLHAATVVEQAAPLDENGLLIVTRVRKYHEITYNSGSTLVLLVAPSGDVYFRIGRDADRISDRPTIPSLWRLVEYTTEEPVILELFNGNEVIRTDNEDSFQGPVVIPGFTDP, encoded by the coding sequence ATGCATCGCTTCATTAAGCCAGTATTGACCTTAACGAGTGCATTGTTTTTTGTATCGCTGGCAGGCTGTAGTGACAGCTCAGACAATGGCGGATTCGCTGGTGAGGCTGGGGCGCAGCTGCTTTGCGCCCTCCCCGAAGACGACATCGAGATCAACACCACCGCAGCTAATATAGAGTTTGTGCGCACGCCGGATGCCTGTTTCGACAATCTGGACGGGTTTCCCTTCGCCCCTAACTACGTGGACGTGGAGGGCCTGCGCTACCACTATGTGGACGTGGGACCCCGCGATGGCGAGGTGATACTGATGCTGCACGGTCAGCCCACCTGGTCTTATCTTTACCGTAAGATGATACCAGTGTTGGTAGAGGCAGGTTATCGGGTGATTGCCCCGGATCATATCGGCATGGGACGATCCGATAAGCCGGTGGACCCGCGCGTACACCAGTATGAGCAGCATGTCGCGTGGATGAAGTCCTTCGTCAGCGCGTTGGAATTGTCTGACATTACCCTGTTCGTGCAGGACTGGGGCAGTCTGATTGGCCTGCGCATGGCGGGAGACAACCCCGAAAAGTTCGCACGCATCGTGGTCGCCAACGGGGATCTGGCGGTAATCCCAGAGGGCTTAAACCCTTTTACCCTGCCTGTATTCGAATTTGACGAGACGATTCAGTCGACTATCGAACATATGTCGCTGCGCCCAAATGATCGGATAACCGGTTTCCAGTACTGGGTGAATTTCGCCGCTAGCGCTCCGCACCTGTTTGCCGCGGATATGGTTGATATCTCGACGGGCAATAATTTGACCGAGGCGCAGTTTGACTCCTATAACGCCCCGTTTCCGACGCGAATCTATTGGGGCGGCATCCGCGCTTTTCCCTCCATGGTGACTGGGTTCGGGCAGCAAAACGTGCCTGCGTACGAGGCGCTGGGTCGCTTTGAGCGACCTTTCCTGTTTATAGGCGGGGAGGACGATGCCAATCTGGGTTCCGTAGCCAACCAGAACAAGTGGATCGCCCACGTCCCCGGTGCCGCCGGGCAGCCCCACACACGCTACGAGGCGGGGCACTTCATTCAGGAACAGGTGGGTGGGGAAATGGCTGCGCATGTGGTGCTGTTTATGCAGGCCAATCCGCTAAACCAGGCCAAGCCTGACCCAGAACCTGACGAAGAGGGGCCTCGAGGATTCGAGATTCTGGAGCCAAAGCCGGACGGGACTTTTCGTGCCTGGGTCGGCCCGACGATTACCGGGGAGGAATTCGCTGCACTGCAGCTACCTGATGATTGGATAAAGAATCAACCACGCGAGACGGGTGTTGATGGTCCAGATGCCAATCGCTTCCTGCGCTCACCCGATGAACGGGAAGACGGCGACTTTCTGGTAGAGGATATTTTCGGATTTCCCTGGTTGCACGCAGCGACCGTTGTTGAGCAGGCGGCGCCCCTGGACGAGAATGGGCTGTTGATTGTGACCCGCGTGCGCAAATACCACGAGATTACCTATAACTCAGGCAGTACGCTGGTGTTGCTTGTGGCTCCGTCGGGTGACGTGTACTTCCGCATCGGCCGAGATGCTGACCGCATCAGTGACCGGCCCACGATTCCCAGTCTGTGGCGATTGGTGGAGTACACCACCGAGGAGCCTGTGATTCTCGAGTTGTTTAATGGTAACGAGGTTATACGCACAGACAACGAGGATTCGTTTCAGGGGCCTGTGGTAATACCGGGGTTTACCGACCCCTGA
- a CDS encoding DUF1330 domain-containing protein encodes MTVWLKISAVLFLLVAGACSNSANDDNADNSLSEAQQVLQQFGELQDYFTEEAIQALLDYEDSGRPVTLLQLMSITDDEIFERYEEEAAALWESIGASERFRSEVFEQLIGDRSLDQSRAIEFPNIMVLVSAIDSPAFIDLMNTLAAASDDHVWVLGEEDPLPFTPSGSYFDPALQNLNRDNAIAVVEAANDGSRDLGLDSDPEAIIDMVVSDAPGPFWMVNLIDHYEQATFPDGRDTDLSGAEADAIYGNAILPTLLQFNSLPELVMPVAIVLTDEEIKWEEAAIVRYASRDAFLNAFPLNPQADEALIFKEAGVENTLVYASEVPGTVLPAPQSGPLFNFRYCEVLLFDSAGGADLRADVYNSMPLSDCPQNLWDALDAEQIASDFSARAAALNGIRFWVLDAIEAQLPPGLPVIENFGGITMRLAASVDLAPGSGLNGAAPYEGNFVSRNTVWHYVAGRQVYELENPDGVRYRMQSFTRGQDPDQQLVDLQRLEQKLELPMGWSFHVRLLEEDSELLTVEGIAEVIVDDLGNTYQRVP; translated from the coding sequence ATGACTGTCTGGCTAAAGATCAGCGCTGTCCTGTTCCTGCTGGTGGCGGGCGCTTGCAGCAATAGCGCCAACGACGACAACGCAGACAATAGCCTCAGCGAAGCGCAGCAGGTGCTACAACAGTTTGGTGAGCTACAGGACTATTTTACCGAAGAGGCCATACAGGCTCTGCTGGATTACGAGGATAGCGGCAGGCCGGTGACGCTGTTGCAACTGATGTCGATTACAGACGATGAGATTTTCGAACGCTACGAAGAGGAGGCCGCTGCTTTGTGGGAGAGTATCGGTGCCAGCGAGCGATTCCGCAGTGAGGTGTTTGAGCAGTTGATTGGCGATCGTTCATTGGACCAAAGCCGCGCGATCGAATTTCCCAACATTATGGTGCTGGTCAGTGCTATTGATAGCCCCGCCTTCATCGATCTTATGAATACTCTGGCAGCGGCCAGCGATGACCACGTCTGGGTGCTGGGAGAAGAGGACCCGCTGCCCTTCACACCGAGTGGCAGTTATTTCGATCCAGCGCTGCAGAACCTCAACCGTGATAATGCTATTGCCGTCGTCGAGGCCGCTAACGATGGCAGCAGAGACCTCGGCTTAGACAGCGATCCCGAGGCGATTATCGACATGGTTGTCAGCGATGCGCCCGGCCCTTTCTGGATGGTGAATCTCATCGACCACTACGAGCAGGCAACTTTCCCGGATGGGCGCGATACAGACCTTAGCGGGGCGGAGGCCGATGCTATCTATGGCAACGCCATCCTGCCCACCCTGCTGCAATTCAACTCCCTGCCAGAGTTGGTGATGCCGGTAGCGATCGTGCTGACTGACGAGGAGATCAAATGGGAGGAGGCGGCAATAGTGCGCTACGCCAGCCGGGATGCCTTCCTCAATGCTTTCCCGCTCAATCCTCAGGCCGACGAGGCGCTCATCTTTAAGGAAGCGGGCGTGGAAAATACGCTGGTCTATGCCAGCGAGGTTCCGGGTACGGTACTGCCAGCGCCCCAGAGTGGGCCACTATTCAATTTTCGTTACTGCGAGGTGTTGCTGTTCGATTCTGCCGGTGGGGCGGACCTGCGTGCTGACGTTTATAACTCGATGCCCCTGAGTGACTGTCCGCAAAACCTGTGGGATGCCCTCGACGCGGAGCAAATTGCCAGCGATTTCAGTGCGCGGGCGGCGGCGTTGAACGGCATCCGTTTCTGGGTGCTGGATGCTATCGAAGCCCAACTGCCGCCCGGACTACCGGTGATCGAGAACTTCGGCGGTATCACTATGCGCCTGGCCGCCAGTGTGGATCTGGCACCCGGATCTGGGCTAAATGGCGCGGCACCCTATGAGGGAAACTTTGTCAGCCGCAATACGGTATGGCACTACGTGGCCGGGCGACAGGTTTACGAGCTTGAAAACCCCGACGGTGTCCGCTATCGCATGCAGTCTTTCACCCGGGGTCAGGACCCCGACCAGCAGCTCGTGGACCTGCAGCGATTGGAACAAAAACTCGAGCTGCCAATGGGTTGGTCATTTCATGTGCGCCTGCTGGAGGAAGACTCTGAGCTACTCACGGTGGAGGGCATCGCCGAGGTCATCGTTGATGATCTTGGTAACACTTACCAGCGGGTGCCCTGA
- a CDS encoding oxidative damage protection protein, with the protein MSRTVFCKKYQKEMAGLDKPPYPGIKGQDVFDNVSKQAWQDWQAHQTMLINEKHLSLVDPEARKYLQGEMDKYFAGEDYDKAEGYVPPSE; encoded by the coding sequence ATGTCACGGACAGTGTTTTGCAAGAAGTACCAGAAGGAGATGGCAGGGCTCGACAAGCCCCCTTACCCGGGCATCAAGGGGCAGGACGTGTTCGACAACGTCTCCAAACAGGCTTGGCAGGATTGGCAGGCACACCAAACCATGCTGATCAATGAGAAGCACCTGAGCCTCGTTGATCCCGAAGCGCGGAAATACCTGCAGGGCGAGATGGACAAGTACTTCGCCGGGGAGGACTACGACAAGGCTGAGGGGTACGTACCTCCCTCGGAATAA